In Cheilinus undulatus linkage group 14, ASM1832078v1, whole genome shotgun sequence, the genomic stretch GTCCATGGTTGTAATCAGATTTACTTTATAGTATACACCATAGCATACGGGGTGGATGAAGagttttttgggaaaaaaaagtataactttaaaaataaaacaacattctAAAATTTTACATTGTAAAGGATACATTCGGCATGTACAGCTGATTCTTCACCAGCCTATCTGACTCAATCTTCACATGAGGGAGAGACAAACTTTCTAAAAACAGAGGATCAACTGACACAGTGTGGGTATGAGGTTTTCTGACAGATCTAGAGTTAACCTTTGATCTCACTTTGACTGAATTCCAATGCGTGTTAAACTTCTCAAACTTTACTGGACCAACTTCATCCTGTAAGCTATGTAGAGCATGATGGTGGGTAGTCTCCTCAGACAGCTCTTCCTCATGCAGAACAGAGTCTTTACTCAAAGGGACCAGAGTTTTGGGATTATAGTGGCCTCTTGATTTTGACAGATGGGGGAACATGTCCCTCTGTAGTCGAGGCTTTggtacaaccagagacaaagcTTCTGTCTGAGTATCCTGAATTGGCATCTCTGCATTTCCATTACACATAAGGCCCGGGTTATTATCTTTGCATCCTGTTGGATAAAGATGGAGATCAGTCTGTAAATTCCCTCCATCAATTGCCGATGTCTGAAGAAGCGGCATGCTTTTGAAAATTGAGTCCACGCTCCTGCTGACAGCTCTGGAAAGTTCGTACTTTAAAACATCTGATATTAATTTCATTCTCTCAGGTTTGGATTGGAAGTAGCTCATCAGCTTCACTTTCTTCCATCCCTGTAACTTTCTTGAGCTGCTTTCAAGCTCATTAAATGAGCCCATGGATTCATTTCCCGGTGTAGTTTCAAGAGAATCTTTCCAGGTGAGATATTGCTCTTCTCTATTGATGCCTGATGTGTCGTTTACTGCATCCATGCTGACAAACCTTGTTTTGAGCTGACTCTCAGGGTGTTCTTGTGTTTTCTGGCTGTGGATCACACCGTCAGATCTACTTCCTCCCTGATGTAGAGGCAGTTCTTGAATCCTTTCATTCTCCTCTGTGCTGCCAGACTCCACATACTGGTTTGTCATCAAGTCTGTGTGCTGCATCCCCGGAGAGGTGACCATGCCTTTGATAATGCTCTCCACTCTGGCCCGCTTTGCTCGATGACCGCTGTTGTAGTACCAGTCAGGGTGACCACAAGAGCTGGATGCATCAGATGGGTGCCTTTTTGTGGATACGTGTCCATTGTCTCTGGCGAGATTGAGCTCCTGCTGACTGGAACAGGTCACCATTGAACAGGCATCACTGCTGCTGTAACAAGTTTGCTCATGAAACATTTTgatctgctgtctgtctgtcaaaGAAAGGTCAGGTTGAAGACTGGAGAGATGCTCTGCAGTGCGGCCACCAGGGCAAATGTTGCTAGAGTAATACATACCTTTACTCTAAGCACTTTAATAAAACTGTGAATagaaaaatattgattattattatcaatgcATGCAGctattgtagaaaaaaaataacaatatcaTGTAATTCTTTGAGGTTAAATCAAGATGCCTTTATAATACTTGGCTATTTGcacaaacactgtaaatgtgaaaaaaaaaacaactatagCCCTGTAGCCTTATTCTTTAAGTAAACAGAAAGTCATTTAAATATTACAGCAATAAGTAGAAGTTAAATAGTTAACCACATTAAGTTTACATAATCTAAATAACTTTAGATGCAACTGTGATTTAAGATAACCATTTTAATCTTCTTAAATTTTAGgaagaaaatagcaaaaagcattACTAAATTGAATTTCTCACCTGCCTACTGATCAAAGGAGGCTGTGGTCTGGAAGTTGCAAAGGGGGCTTAAATATTTGTGCTGGTCCAGCTGAGAGCCCCTCCAAAAAAGGAGGTGTGGCCTAATATCCAACATACCCCATCCCTACCTAAACATGGTAACGTtatattgcttttttttcttttaacggACAATCCACCCTAATTAGACTGAGTCATAAATTCCCAATACTTTGTTTAAAATCCCTCTAGAACAGTATGAGTAGGCCTGTAGGGAAATTCGTAGGATTAAATAGTACGGATATGACTTGAAATACATGGTACAGTCCATTTATTTTGACATACTAATAgctgtttgcattcatttttaaactcaagtATACTGTGATAATGCTCGCTTTCATCGCCTATTTGTTGCCTACAcacgttttaattttttttaatcctaacTTTCACCACACATTACCCCAGACCTCCCCCTTCCGTGCAGCCGC encodes the following:
- the LOC121521147 gene encoding prospero homeobox protein 1-like, producing the protein MGPQPPLISRQSKGMYYSSNICPGGRTAEHLSSLQPDLSLTDRQQIKMFHEQTCYSSSDACSMVTCSSQQELNLARDNGHVSTKRHPSDASSSCGHPDWYYNSGHRAKRARVESIIKGMVTSPGMQHTDLMTNQYVESGSTEENERIQELPLHQGGSRSDGVIHSQKTQEHPESQLKTRFVSMDAVNDTSGINREEQYLTWKDSLETTPGNESMGSFNELESSSRKLQGWKKVKLMSYFQSKPERMKLISDVLKYELSRAVSRSVDSIFKSMPLLQTSAIDGGNLQTDLHLYPTGCKDNNPGLMCNGNAEMPIQDTQTEALSLVVPKPRLQRDMFPHLSKSRGHYNPKTLVPLSKDSVLHEEELSEETTHHHALHSLQDEVGPVKFEKFNTHWNSVKVRSKVNSRSVRKPHTHTVSVDPLFLESLSLPHVKIESDRLVKNQLYMPNEGLTTSHLKKAKLMFFYTRYPSSMVLKMCFHDVQFTRCITSQLIKWFSNFREFFYIQMEKFARHALVEGSTDVRGLTVERESELFRTLNTHYNKANDFNVPDRFLEVAEITLREFFIAISLGKDCDPSWKKAIYKVICKLDSDVPTEFKHHHSG